A single genomic interval of Psychroserpens sp. NJDZ02 harbors:
- the pbpC gene encoding penicillin-binding protein 1C, with protein MHRITNFIKKNKIKSVVLFVLLVAYIFCLPKQLFKDPTATVITSNTSILLGAQIAKDGQWRFPESDSIPEKFKTCIIAFEDEYFYKHPGFNPISIFKAIKQNISSGKVKRGGSTITQQVIRLSRKGQSRTYIEKLKEMILATRLELKYSKEKILALYASHAPFGGNVIGIDAASWRYFNRNANDLSWAESATLAVLPNAPSLIYPGKNQKQLFEKRNRLLKKLLDNQTIDQLTYNLSIAEGLPQKPYALPQIAPHLLQTISKTNKGERIQTTIKKQLQEQVNTIVSNHYNSLKQNEIYNISVLVLDVKTRQVLSYVGNAPTDKKHQNSVDIVNKPRSTGSILKPFLYAAMLDAGDILPNTLVADIPTQFGNYTPQNFNKEFDGAVPAKRALSRSLNVPAVRMLQEFGLDRFHHYLKALNLKDITYNANHYGLSLILGGAESNLWDLCKSYAAFSSTINHFNETSSEYFSNEFCEPTYFASKTIDFGTKSTEKTLFDAASIYLTYQSLKEVNRPEGDDNWEFFDNSKQIAWKTGTSYGFRDAWAIGSTSDYVVGVWVGNADGEGRPGLVGVQAAAPILFDVFHLLPNSPWFKKPLDEMQNIDICSISGYRASVNCRETELQFVQKSGLKTRPCPYHKLIHLDNTNTFQVNTSCEDLNAITTKSWFILPPLIEYYYKKKNPFYKSLPAFRPDCLGANAITMQFIYPKNGSTIFLPKDFNETVNELILKVAHSKKNTTLYWYIDKTYIGQTTDIHDMAIIPDIGEHWLVVVDEYGTELKRKVTISK; from the coding sequence ATGCATAGGATAACTAACTTTATTAAAAAAAATAAGATAAAATCGGTAGTTCTTTTTGTGCTATTAGTTGCCTATATTTTCTGTTTACCCAAGCAACTTTTTAAAGATCCGACCGCCACTGTTATTACAAGTAACACCTCTATTTTACTTGGTGCTCAAATAGCAAAAGATGGACAGTGGCGTTTTCCAGAAAGTGATAGCATTCCCGAAAAGTTTAAAACTTGTATTATCGCTTTTGAAGATGAGTACTTTTACAAGCACCCTGGTTTTAACCCTATTTCTATTTTTAAAGCTATAAAACAAAACATAAGTTCGGGCAAAGTCAAACGAGGCGGGAGCACCATTACACAACAAGTCATTAGACTTTCAAGAAAAGGACAATCTAGAACCTATATTGAAAAGCTAAAAGAAATGATTTTAGCGACACGATTAGAATTAAAGTATAGTAAAGAAAAAATATTAGCTCTCTATGCCAGTCACGCACCCTTTGGTGGAAATGTTATTGGGATTGATGCCGCTTCATGGCGGTATTTTAATAGAAATGCTAATGATTTATCTTGGGCCGAAAGCGCAACACTTGCCGTTTTACCTAATGCACCTAGCTTAATTTATCCTGGTAAAAATCAAAAGCAATTGTTTGAAAAACGAAACCGTTTATTAAAAAAACTATTAGACAATCAAACGATAGACCAACTGACTTACAATTTATCAATTGCAGAAGGTTTACCACAAAAACCCTATGCTTTACCGCAAATTGCTCCTCATTTATTACAAACCATCTCCAAAACAAATAAAGGAGAACGTATTCAAACAACCATTAAAAAACAACTTCAAGAACAAGTAAACACCATTGTCTCGAACCATTACAACTCTTTAAAGCAAAATGAAATATATAATATCTCTGTATTAGTTTTAGATGTTAAAACAAGACAAGTTTTATCCTATGTTGGTAATGCACCAACAGATAAAAAACATCAAAACAGCGTTGATATTGTAAACAAACCCCGAAGTACTGGTAGTATTTTAAAGCCTTTTTTATACGCTGCAATGTTAGATGCGGGAGACATTTTACCAAATACGCTAGTTGCAGATATCCCGACACAATTTGGTAATTATACACCTCAAAACTTTAATAAAGAATTTGATGGTGCTGTCCCTGCAAAACGCGCATTATCTAGATCATTAAATGTTCCTGCAGTTAGAATGCTTCAGGAGTTTGGGTTAGATCGCTTTCATCATTATTTAAAAGCTTTAAATTTAAAAGATATCACTTATAATGCTAATCATTATGGTTTATCTCTAATTTTGGGTGGTGCAGAAAGTAACCTATGGGATTTATGCAAAAGCTATGCTGCTTTCTCATCCACTATCAATCATTTTAATGAGACATCTAGCGAATACTTTTCAAACGAATTTTGTGAGCCGACCTATTTCGCCTCCAAAACCATCGATTTTGGCACAAAATCTACAGAAAAAACACTATTTGATGCCGCATCAATATATCTTACCTACCAAAGTCTAAAAGAAGTTAATAGACCCGAAGGTGATGATAACTGGGAGTTTTTTGACAATTCTAAACAAATTGCCTGGAAAACAGGCACCAGTTATGGTTTTAGAGACGCTTGGGCGATTGGTAGCACCTCAGATTATGTTGTTGGTGTTTGGGTTGGTAATGCGGATGGAGAAGGTCGTCCTGGCCTAGTTGGTGTTCAGGCTGCCGCACCTATATTATTTGATGTCTTTCACTTATTACCAAACAGTCCATGGTTTAAAAAACCATTGGATGAAATGCAGAACATTGATATCTGCTCAATTAGTGGCTACAGAGCCTCCGTTAATTGCAGAGAAACAGAGCTTCAATTTGTTCAGAAAAGTGGTTTAAAAACTAGACCGTGTCCGTATCATAAACTGATTCATTTAGATAACACTAATACGTTTCAAGTTAATACGTCTTGTGAAGACCTAAATGCAATTACGACAAAATCCTGGTTTATACTGCCGCCTTTGATAGAGTACTACTACAAAAAAAAGAATCCTTTTTACAAATCCTTACCAGCATTTAGACCAGATTGTTTAGGCGCAAATGCAATTACTATGCAATTTATTTACCCCAAAAATGGGAGCACCATTTTTCTGCCAAAGGATTTTAATGAAACCGTTAATGAATTAATCTTAAAAGTAGCACACTCTAAAAAAAACACCACTTTATATTGGTATATAGACAAAACTTACATCGGACAAACCACAGATATTCATGACATGGCCATTATACCAGACATTGGCGAACATTGGCTTGTTGTTGTAGATGAGTATGGTACCGAATTGAAACGAAAAGTCACAATCTCTAAATAA
- a CDS encoding IPExxxVDY family protein, translating to MAVRKLSLDDFLEEEHYALIGIHCVIEDYRLAFLINQTLDISLKRAKEDVTDPSLNTSHAIFEWFDEKQLTTYHLVANTCKVQYNNVQQQSNSLFGEDTSEVTNFYLLPEFKKVNYILKVETEFLNKEKIILTNILKIPQVSTAYSIDVEGLKSKENLIFN from the coding sequence ATGGCTGTTCGAAAACTCTCTTTAGATGACTTTTTAGAAGAAGAGCATTACGCATTAATAGGAATTCACTGCGTAATAGAAGATTATAGATTAGCTTTTTTAATTAATCAAACATTGGACATTTCCCTTAAAAGAGCAAAGGAAGATGTTACCGATCCAAGCTTAAATACGAGTCATGCTATTTTTGAGTGGTTTGACGAAAAGCAATTAACGACCTATCATTTAGTCGCTAATACTTGTAAAGTGCAATATAATAATGTACAACAACAGTCAAATTCATTATTTGGAGAAGACACCTCGGAAGTAACCAATTTTTATTTGTTACCAGAATTTAAGAAAGTAAATTATATTCTTAAAGTTGAGACCGAGTTTCTAAATAAAGAAAAAATCATTTTAACTAATATTCTCAAGATTCCTCAAGTGTCTACCGCTTACAGTATAGATGTAGAGGGCTTAAAATCTAAAGAGAACTTAATATTCAACTAA
- the pyk gene encoding pyruvate kinase — translation MLNKKKTKIVATLGPATSSKEVLKAMLDEGANVFRINFSHADYKDVEERVQMIRELNDEFGYNASILGDLQGPKLRVGVMKGEVIVNAGDEIIFVTGERFEGTKERVYMTYDRFPQDAKPGERILLDDGKLIFEVVSTDQKSEVKAKVIQGGPLKSKKGVNLPNTNISQPALTEKDIEDAIFACKLGVDWMALSFVRHAEDLMQLEELIKKHSEHKIPIIAKIEKPEAVENIDKIVAYCDGLMVARGDLGVEIPAEEVPLVQKQLVLRAKRARIPVIIATQMMETMITSLTPTRAEVNDVANSVMDGADAVMLSGETSVGQYPVQVIRQMANIIRSVEDSDLIKVPQSPPHIRTKRYITKSICYHAAHMANDINAKAISTLTNSGYTAFQISAWRPSTHILVFTSNKRILTQLSLLWGVTSFYYDKFVSTDETIEDVNAIACKKGFLEVGDMLISLAAMPIQDKGMVNTLRVTEIESCNF, via the coding sequence ATGCTAAACAAAAAAAAGACTAAAATTGTTGCAACCTTAGGGCCTGCAACTAGTAGTAAAGAGGTTTTAAAGGCAATGTTAGACGAAGGTGCTAACGTTTTTAGAATTAATTTTTCTCACGCAGACTATAAAGACGTTGAAGAACGTGTACAAATGATAAGAGAGCTAAACGACGAGTTTGGTTACAATGCTTCAATTCTTGGGGATTTACAAGGTCCTAAATTACGTGTTGGAGTAATGAAGGGAGAGGTTATTGTTAATGCAGGTGACGAAATTATCTTTGTAACTGGAGAACGTTTTGAAGGAACTAAAGAGCGTGTCTATATGACGTACGATCGTTTTCCTCAAGATGCAAAACCAGGAGAACGTATTCTTTTAGATGACGGAAAATTAATTTTTGAAGTGGTGTCTACAGATCAAAAGTCTGAAGTAAAAGCTAAGGTGATACAAGGTGGACCACTTAAATCTAAAAAAGGAGTTAACTTACCAAATACTAATATTTCTCAACCAGCATTAACAGAAAAAGATATCGAAGATGCTATTTTTGCGTGTAAATTAGGAGTAGACTGGATGGCTTTATCTTTTGTGCGTCATGCAGAAGATTTAATGCAATTAGAAGAGTTAATTAAAAAACATAGCGAGCACAAAATTCCAATTATCGCTAAAATTGAAAAGCCAGAAGCAGTAGAGAACATCGATAAAATTGTTGCTTATTGTGATGGATTAATGGTTGCGCGTGGTGATCTAGGAGTAGAGATTCCTGCAGAAGAGGTGCCATTAGTACAAAAGCAATTAGTACTTCGTGCAAAACGTGCCAGAATTCCGGTAATTATAGCAACCCAAATGATGGAAACTATGATAACTAGTCTAACACCAACGCGTGCAGAAGTTAATGACGTGGCCAATAGTGTTATGGATGGTGCAGATGCAGTAATGCTATCTGGAGAAACTAGTGTTGGACAATATCCAGTACAAGTAATCCGTCAAATGGCAAATATTATTAGAAGTGTGGAAGATTCAGACTTAATTAAAGTCCCACAATCACCACCACATATTCGTACTAAGCGTTACATCACAAAATCTATTTGTTATCATGCAGCGCATATGGCTAACGATATTAACGCCAAAGCAATTTCTACATTAACAAATAGTGGGTATACTGCCTTCCAAATTTCGGCTTGGAGACCAAGTACGCATATCTTAGTATTTACTTCAAATAAGCGTATTTTAACGCAGTTAAGTTTACTGTGGGGTGTAACTTCTTTTTATTACGATAAGTTTGTTAGCACAGACGAAACGATAGAAGACGTTAATGCAATAGCTTGTAAAAAAGGATTCTTAGAAGTTGGTGATATGTTAATTAGTTTAGCGGCTATGCCAATTCAAGACAAAGGAATGGTAAATACGCTTAGAGTCACAGAAATCGAAAGTTGTAATTTCTAA
- the dinB gene encoding DNA polymerase IV, translated as MQNDLPIRKIIHVDMDAFYASVAEMDNPELKGKAIAVGGGGPRGVISAASYEARKFGVKSAMSGQLAIKLCPHLIFVKTDFERYKDISNKIRKIFYDYTDLVEPLSLDEAYLDVTENKKGHPSASILAEEIRTRIYNEVGLTASAGISINKFVAKVASDYNKPNGQKVVNPEEVLDFLEALDIRKFYGIGKVTAEKMYQKGIYTGKDLKSKSIEFLETNFGKSGLSYYYIVRGIHNSEVKPNRIRKSLAAERTFNENLSSEVFMLEKLQLIAEEVAKRLSKSKVAGKTITLKIKYSDFTLQTRSKTLPYFVSNAELILETAKDLLYQEKMSNSVRLLGISLSNLNTIKKPKIIETDKAISVQLRFGF; from the coding sequence ATGCAAAACGATTTACCAATAAGAAAAATTATTCATGTGGATATGGATGCCTTTTATGCGTCTGTAGCCGAAATGGATAATCCCGAACTTAAAGGTAAAGCGATTGCTGTTGGAGGCGGCGGACCACGTGGTGTTATTAGTGCTGCTAGCTATGAAGCTAGGAAATTTGGAGTAAAAAGCGCTATGTCTGGTCAATTAGCCATAAAGCTATGCCCCCATTTAATTTTTGTTAAAACCGATTTTGAACGCTATAAAGACATCTCTAATAAAATCAGAAAAATATTTTATGATTATACTGATTTGGTTGAACCCTTATCTTTAGATGAAGCCTATTTAGATGTTACCGAAAATAAAAAAGGTCACCCCAGTGCTTCCATACTTGCTGAAGAGATTAGAACTAGAATTTATAACGAGGTTGGCTTAACGGCATCTGCAGGCATTAGTATAAATAAATTTGTTGCTAAAGTAGCCAGTGATTACAATAAACCTAATGGACAAAAAGTAGTTAATCCTGAAGAAGTTTTAGATTTTTTAGAAGCGTTAGATATAAGAAAATTTTATGGTATAGGTAAAGTCACTGCCGAAAAAATGTACCAAAAAGGCATCTATACTGGAAAAGATCTAAAATCAAAATCTATTGAATTTTTAGAAACTAATTTTGGCAAATCAGGCCTATCGTATTATTATATTGTTAGAGGCATACATAACAGTGAAGTCAAACCAAACCGTATTAGAAAAAGTTTGGCTGCTGAGCGTACCTTTAATGAAAACTTATCTTCTGAAGTGTTTATGTTAGAAAAACTACAGCTAATTGCTGAAGAAGTTGCCAAACGTTTAAGTAAAAGTAAAGTCGCAGGAAAAACAATAACTTTAAAAATAAAGTATAGCGACTTTACACTACAAACGCGAAGCAAAACACTTCCTTATTTTGTATCCAATGCAGAGCTCATATTAGAGACCGCAAAGGATTTATTATATCAAGAAAAGATGAGTAACTCCGTCCGCTTATTAGGGATTTCTTTATCTAATTTAAATACCATAAAAAAACCAAAAATAATAGAAACGGACAAAGCTATTAGTGTCCAATTACGTTTTGGGTTTTAA
- the rnc gene encoding ribonuclease III: MKRIRNIFNSQSNQDGNFFMAVSKILKFKPKTLRYYQTAFTHRSMNIKDEKGNIINYERLEFLGDAMLSSVIANHLYLEVPGGDEGYLTKMRSKIVSREHLNELGKDLGLINLVESKIPKGQFGDNIHGNLFEALIGAIYLDKGYKYVEKFIQKRVIGPYVDIETLEGKVISYKSLLIEWCQKEKKIFDYNVYEDTGNDDVKHFSVKLSIDKKVIAKARATSKKKAEEKASKRAFFALQSQISKAGFI; the protein is encoded by the coding sequence ATGAAAAGAATTCGTAACATATTTAATTCCCAATCTAATCAAGATGGGAATTTTTTTATGGCTGTTTCTAAAATTTTAAAATTTAAGCCTAAAACCTTAAGGTATTACCAGACCGCCTTTACGCATCGTTCAATGAACATCAAAGATGAAAAAGGGAACATCATTAATTACGAACGCTTAGAATTTTTAGGTGATGCAATGCTGAGTTCGGTCATAGCAAACCATCTATATTTGGAAGTGCCAGGAGGTGATGAAGGATATCTAACTAAAATGCGCTCTAAAATTGTAAGTAGAGAGCATTTAAACGAATTAGGAAAAGACTTAGGTCTAATTAATTTAGTTGAAAGCAAAATACCCAAAGGGCAATTTGGAGATAATATCCATGGTAATTTATTTGAAGCGCTTATCGGAGCCATTTATTTAGATAAAGGTTATAAATACGTCGAAAAATTTATACAAAAACGCGTTATTGGGCCTTATGTTGATATCGAAACTTTAGAAGGTAAGGTTATTAGTTACAAAAGTTTATTAATAGAATGGTGTCAAAAAGAAAAGAAGATTTTTGACTACAATGTCTATGAAGATACTGGTAATGATGATGTCAAACATTTTTCCGTCAAATTATCTATTGATAAAAAAGTAATTGCTAAGGCGAGAGCCACTTCTAAAAAGAAAGCAGAAGAAAAAGCGTCTAAACGTGCTTTTTTTGCACTACAATCTCAAATTTCTAAGGCTGGCTTTATTTAA
- a CDS encoding CYTH domain-containing protein, with protein MIEIERKFLVRSEGFKAEAFKQTRIVQGFLSTDKKRTVRVRIKGEEGYLTIKGQSSKNGLSRFEWEKNIPKAEAEQLLELCKQGVIDKIRYEVKVDNHTFEIDEFFGENEGLVVAEVELNSETEVYTKPKWLGEEVTGITRYYNSQLSEHPYTLWVE; from the coding sequence ATGATAGAAATAGAACGTAAATTTTTAGTAAGATCAGAGGGTTTTAAAGCGGAAGCTTTTAAACAGACGCGAATTGTTCAAGGATTTTTAAGTACGGATAAAAAACGAACGGTAAGAGTGCGGATAAAAGGCGAGGAAGGCTATTTGACTATAAAAGGACAATCTTCTAAAAATGGTTTATCTCGTTTTGAATGGGAAAAAAACATCCCGAAGGCGGAGGCAGAGCAGTTGTTAGAACTCTGTAAACAAGGGGTGATAGATAAAATACGTTACGAAGTTAAAGTCGATAACCACACCTTTGAAATAGATGAGTTTTTTGGTGAGAATGAAGGTTTGGTAGTGGCCGAAGTCGAGTTAAACTCCGAAACAGAAGTTTACACAAAACCCAAGTGGTTAGGTGAAGAGGTTACGGGGATTACTAGGTATTATAATTCGCAATTAAGCGAACATCCGTATACGCTGTGGGTTGAATAA